A genomic region of Candidatus Paceibacterota bacterium contains the following coding sequences:
- the ftsZ gene encoding cell division protein FtsZ, producing MTRVQPDVEAFARIKVLGIGGSGANTVDHMLRSKVKGVEFICINTDAQDLHNSLAPKKIHIGKNLTRGLGAGMNPNIGKQAAEETKEEIQEAIKGADMAFITCGFGGGTGTGASPVIAKIAKDQGVLTVGVVTKPFGFEGAQRARIAEEGLQELREAVDAIIIIPNDRLLNVVQKDTSFVSAFAMCDEVLRQAVEGISDLITLPGIINVDFADVKAVMQNAGSALMGIGTSQGEKRAEEAARLAINSPLLDISIDGAKGILFAISGGPEMTMSEIQEAAKVVTESVDEYAKIIFGAFHDERLKKNELKVTVVASGFPEEKQKTPIKTQSLFHGGQPGEKVERIKKEEFDPSKKMDDKSKDWEAIPAFLRRTAKKED from the coding sequence ATGACTCGAGTTCAACCAGACGTAGAAGCATTCGCCAGAATAAAGGTTTTAGGCATTGGCGGTTCGGGCGCGAATACCGTTGACCACATGCTCCGTTCAAAAGTAAAAGGAGTTGAATTCATCTGCATAAACACCGACGCTCAAGACCTTCATAACAGCCTGGCTCCCAAAAAAATACACATAGGTAAAAACCTCACGCGCGGACTCGGCGCGGGGATGAACCCGAATATCGGCAAACAAGCCGCCGAAGAAACCAAAGAAGAAATTCAGGAAGCGATAAAAGGCGCGGACATGGCGTTTATCACCTGCGGCTTCGGAGGAGGCACCGGCACCGGAGCGTCTCCGGTTATAGCAAAAATTGCCAAAGACCAAGGAGTTCTCACTGTCGGCGTAGTGACAAAACCATTCGGATTTGAAGGAGCGCAAAGAGCAAGGATAGCGGAAGAAGGACTCCAAGAACTCCGGGAAGCGGTGGACGCGATAATAATCATTCCGAACGACAGACTTTTAAATGTAGTGCAAAAGGACACTTCGTTTGTCTCGGCTTTCGCCATGTGCGACGAAGTTTTAAGGCAAGCCGTTGAAGGAATTTCAGACCTTATCACTTTGCCGGGCATAATCAACGTTGATTTTGCCGATGTCAAAGCCGTTATGCAAAACGCGGGCTCGGCTCTTATGGGAATCGGAACTTCGCAGGGAGAAAAAAGAGCGGAAGAAGCGGCCAGATTAGCCATAAATTCGCCTCTTTTGGATATCTCCATAGACGGAGCCAAAGGCATACTTTTTGCCATCTCCGGCGGCCCGGAAATGACAATGTCCGAAATTCAGGAAGCCGCCAAAGTGGTAACAGAATCTGTAGACGAATACGCGAAAATCATATTCGGCGCTTTCCACGACGAAAGGCTGAAGAAAAATGAATTGAAAGTCACGGTAGTGGCTTCGGGATTTCCGGAAGAGAAACAAAAAACGCCGATCAAAACGCAAAGTCTTTTTCACGGAGGGCAACCGGGCGAAAAAGTTGAAAGAATAAAAAAAGAGGAATTTGACCCTTCCAAAAAAATGGACGACAAATCAAAAGACTGGGAAGCTATTCCCGCTTTTCTAAGGAGAACAGCAAAAAAGGAAGATTAA
- a CDS encoding ATP-dependent Clp protease proteolytic subunit produces the protein MLIPTVIEKSQFGERAYDIYSRLLKERIVFVGGPITDDLSNIVIAQLLFLDSQDSKKDISLYINSPGGSVTATLAIYDTMNHVKSDVSTICVGMAASGGAVLLAGGKKGKRFVLPNSEVMIHQVLGGAEGQASDIEIEAKHILRVKEKINQILAKHTGKSLAQVEKDADRNFFMDAEEAKKYGLVDEIIKGKN, from the coding sequence ATGTTAATCCCAACAGTAATAGAAAAATCGCAATTTGGAGAGCGCGCTTACGACATTTATTCCCGCCTTTTAAAGGAAAGGATAGTTTTCGTGGGCGGTCCCATAACCGATGATTTGTCGAATATAGTTATCGCTCAGCTTCTTTTTTTGGACTCTCAGGATTCTAAAAAGGACATTTCACTTTACATAAATTCTCCCGGCGGTTCCGTCACCGCCACTTTGGCGATTTACGATACGATGAACCACGTGAAATCCGATGTTTCGACGATTTGCGTGGGGATGGCGGCGTCAGGAGGAGCCGTGCTTTTGGCCGGAGGCAAAAAAGGAAAAAGATTTGTTTTGCCGAATTCGGAGGTGATGATTCATCAGGTTTTGGGTGGGGCGGAAGGACAAGCGTCCGATATAGAGATAGAAGCGAAGCATATCTTAAGAGTAAAAGAAAAAATAAACCAGATTCTCGCGAAGCATACCGGAAAATCTTTGGCTCAGGTTGAAAAAGACGCGGACAGGAATTTTTTCATGGATGCCGAGGAAGCGAAAAAGTACGGGCTTGTGGACGAGATTATAAAAGGGAAGAATTGA